Proteins encoded in a region of the Roseomonas haemaphysalidis genome:
- a CDS encoding protein adenylyltransferase SelO — protein MTLRIPFSNSYITLPERFFAPCDPTPVAAPTLVRVNAALATLLGIDPAALADAEGVAVLAGNRVAEGAQPIATAYAGHQFGGFTPQLGDGRAILLGEVVGLDGVRRDIQLKGAGPTPFSRRGDGRAALGPVLREYLVSEAMAAMGVPTTRALAAVTTGEEVMRETALPGAVLARVATSHIRVGTFQFFAARRDTEALRLLADHVIARHYPEAATEEEPYRALLQGVVARQARLIAHWLLLGFIHGVMNTDNCSIAGETIDYGPCAFMDGYDPGAVFSSIDHAGRYAYGNQPAIAHWNLARLAEAMLPLLAEDEDTALATAHGALAGFRPAFEAAYLDGLRRKIGLSTGQDGDAALIQELLTAMAAGKADFTLVFRRLADAAAGQDAAVRALFTDPAAFDAWMDRWRARLEAEPQDAEQRAAAMRAVNPAVIPRNHQVEAALEAAVTRRDFAPFEALLDALSRPFDERPGLERFVEPPAPGGGPYMTFCGT, from the coding sequence ATGACCCTGCGCATTCCGTTCAGCAACAGCTACATCACTCTGCCGGAGCGCTTCTTCGCGCCATGTGACCCGACGCCGGTGGCCGCGCCAACGCTGGTCCGGGTGAATGCCGCGCTGGCCACGCTGCTGGGCATCGACCCTGCGGCCCTGGCGGATGCGGAAGGCGTGGCGGTGCTGGCCGGCAACCGCGTGGCCGAAGGCGCACAGCCCATCGCCACGGCCTATGCCGGGCACCAGTTCGGCGGCTTCACGCCGCAGCTCGGCGACGGCCGCGCCATTCTGCTGGGCGAGGTGGTGGGCCTCGATGGCGTGCGGCGCGACATCCAGCTCAAGGGCGCGGGCCCGACGCCGTTTTCCCGCCGGGGCGATGGCCGTGCCGCGCTGGGCCCGGTGCTGCGCGAATACCTGGTCAGCGAGGCGATGGCGGCAATGGGCGTGCCCACCACCCGGGCCCTGGCCGCCGTGACCACCGGCGAGGAGGTGATGCGCGAAACCGCCTTGCCCGGGGCGGTGCTGGCCCGCGTGGCGACCAGCCACATCCGCGTGGGCACGTTCCAGTTCTTTGCCGCGCGGCGGGACACGGAGGCGCTGCGCCTGCTGGCCGATCACGTGATCGCACGCCACTACCCGGAGGCGGCAACGGAGGAGGAACCGTACCGCGCGCTGCTGCAGGGCGTGGTGGCGCGGCAGGCGCGGCTGATCGCGCACTGGCTGCTGCTCGGCTTCATCCACGGCGTGATGAACACGGACAACTGTTCCATCGCCGGCGAAACCATCGACTACGGTCCCTGCGCCTTCATGGACGGCTACGACCCGGGAGCGGTGTTCAGCTCCATCGACCATGCGGGGCGCTATGCCTACGGCAACCAGCCCGCCATCGCGCACTGGAACCTGGCGCGGCTGGCCGAGGCCATGCTGCCCCTGCTGGCGGAGGACGAGGACACCGCCCTGGCCACGGCGCACGGGGCGCTGGCGGGTTTCCGCCCCGCCTTTGAGGCCGCGTATCTGGACGGGCTGCGTCGCAAGATCGGCCTGTCCACCGGGCAGGACGGGGATGCCGCGTTGATCCAGGAACTGCTCACCGCCATGGCTGCCGGCAAGGCCGACTTCACGCTGGTGTTTCGCCGCCTGGCGGACGCGGCCGCGGGTCAGGACGCGGCGGTTCGTGCCCTGTTCACCGATCCGGCGGCCTTTGATGCCTGGATGGATCGCTGGCGCGCGCGCCTGGAGGCGGAACCACAGGATGCCGAACAGCGCGCTGCCGCCATGCGTGCCGTGAACCCGGCCGTGATCCCGCGCAATCATCAGGTGGAGGCGGCGCTGGAAGCTGCCGTCACCCGGCGGGACTTCGCGCCCTTCGAAGCTTTGCTGGACGCCCTGTCCCGCCCGTTCGATGAGCGCCCTGGGCTGGAGCGCTTCGTTGAGCCGCCCGCGCCCGGCGGCGGCCCCTACATGACCTTTTGCGGCACCTGA
- a CDS encoding LysR family transcriptional regulator produces the protein MHNLRSLDALRAFVEAGSVSQAALRLGRTQPQVGRLLAALEADLGFALFNRENRRLSLTAEGARFYAQAERVLAGHDGLQRLAAGIRAGQNDRHLRVLTAPQVASIILGPALRVMAARVPEFTALVDTRIRLDAEAVVEQEHFDLGVTVLPIEHPRLKVEPVCTVEAVVVMRRDHPLALLPEVGLAELVAHDLVVTHPRSMLRQGLEHHCREAGLTPRPRFEASNGAVVCQMAALGLGAALSDPFVALSTPAPELTMRPFAASIPLPYGLFFPAWQPRPAVVDQFAALVVETALREAAALRRAP, from the coding sequence GTGCACAATCTGAGGTCGCTGGACGCCCTGCGGGCCTTCGTGGAAGCAGGCTCCGTATCGCAGGCCGCGCTGCGGCTCGGCCGCACGCAGCCCCAGGTGGGGCGGTTGCTGGCGGCGCTGGAAGCGGACCTCGGCTTCGCCTTGTTCAACCGGGAAAACCGCCGCCTCAGCCTCACCGCCGAAGGGGCGCGTTTCTATGCCCAGGCGGAGCGGGTGCTGGCCGGGCACGACGGGCTGCAGCGGCTGGCCGCCGGCATTCGCGCCGGGCAGAACGACCGCCACCTGCGGGTTCTGACGGCGCCGCAGGTGGCCAGCATCATCCTGGGCCCGGCGCTGCGTGTCATGGCGGCGCGCGTGCCTGAATTCACCGCCCTGGTGGACACCCGCATCCGCCTGGATGCCGAGGCGGTGGTGGAGCAGGAGCATTTCGACCTCGGCGTCACCGTGCTGCCGATCGAGCATCCGCGCCTGAAGGTGGAGCCGGTCTGCACGGTGGAAGCCGTGGTGGTGATGCGCCGCGACCACCCGCTGGCCCTGCTGCCGGAAGTGGGGCTGGCGGAGCTGGTGGCGCACGACCTGGTGGTGACGCATCCGCGCTCGATGCTGCGGCAGGGGCTGGAGCATCATTGCCGCGAGGCCGGGCTGACGCCGCGCCCGCGGTTCGAGGCATCCAATGGCGCGGTGGTGTGCCAGATGGCGGCACTGGGCCTGGGGGCCGCGCTGTCGGACCCCTTTGTCGCCCTGTCCACCCCGGCGCCGGAGCTGACCATGCGGCCCTTCGCGGCCTCCATTCCCCTGCCCTACGGGTTGTTCTTTCCCGCCTGGCAGCCCCGCCCCGCCGTGGTGGACCAGTTCGCCGCCCTGGTGGTGGAAACCGCGCTGCGGGAAGCCGCGGCGCTGCGGCGAGCCCCCTGA
- a CDS encoding CocE/NonD family hydrolase yields the protein MSDRDQDGAAWRQAPSSYAASRPPEFALPPAPVSRYLPMRDGCRIAADVWLPDGATGPVPAILILTPYYRRFRLRDGGTGDAIPNAGKFVRHLVPRGFAVVVVDVRGTGASFGTRDSFRSPREREDSREITDWVVAQPWSDGQVGATGISYPGAASDFLASTGHPAVKAIAPLFAVWDTYADNYFPGGIALKALAKSYDDLMVAMDHDRRDLLRNYVYYANPDLAGPHPVDEDADGALLAQALREHAGNFRQPDFMAEFRFREEPLPYDPDFSSASFSPYSVGAGIRPDVAVLAVSGWMDGAGYANGAIVRFLTLRNNPVHLILGPWDHGARCNVSPWRREQAPEFDLLGAVLRFFDHYLLGRDTGLQAEAPVHYFSLHDECWRAATSWPPLDDTLRLHLAEGNALAEAPGPAGADEARADFSWGSGDGTRYERIAGINSTTYYADWAARQAALPGWSSAPLERDMELAGHGLADLWLESSEPDAAIFAYLSEVEADGSVRYVTEGLLRALHRAESPAPAEYRTTWPFRTFSRRDATPLVPGEATRLRIPLLPTAWVFRQASRIRLSLSGADADHAAQVPHGRPPRLRLLRGGDRASALELPLRALS from the coding sequence ATGTCCGACCGCGACCAAGACGGCGCTGCCTGGCGGCAGGCGCCTTCCAGCTACGCGGCCAGCCGCCCGCCCGAATTCGCGCTGCCGCCCGCGCCCGTGTCCCGCTACCTCCCTATGCGCGACGGCTGCCGCATCGCGGCGGACGTGTGGCTGCCGGACGGGGCCACCGGCCCGGTACCGGCCATCCTGATCCTGACGCCCTATTACCGTCGCTTCCGGCTGCGGGACGGCGGCACGGGCGATGCCATCCCCAATGCGGGCAAGTTCGTCCGCCACCTGGTGCCGCGCGGCTTCGCGGTGGTGGTGGTGGACGTACGCGGCACCGGCGCCTCCTTCGGCACGCGCGACAGCTTCCGCTCGCCGCGCGAGCGCGAGGATTCGCGCGAGATCACCGATTGGGTGGTGGCGCAGCCCTGGTCGGACGGGCAGGTCGGGGCCACCGGCATCTCCTATCCCGGCGCGGCGTCCGACTTCCTGGCCAGCACCGGGCACCCGGCGGTTAAGGCGATCGCGCCGCTGTTCGCGGTGTGGGACACCTACGCCGACAACTACTTCCCCGGCGGCATCGCGCTGAAGGCGCTGGCGAAGAGCTACGACGACCTGATGGTCGCCATGGACCACGACCGGCGCGACCTGTTGCGCAACTACGTCTACTACGCCAACCCCGACCTCGCCGGCCCGCACCCGGTGGACGAGGACGCCGACGGCGCCCTGCTGGCCCAGGCGCTGCGCGAGCATGCCGGCAACTTCCGCCAGCCCGACTTCATGGCCGAGTTCCGCTTTCGCGAGGAGCCGCTACCCTACGACCCGGACTTCTCCTCCGCTTCCTTCAGCCCTTATTCCGTCGGCGCCGGCATCCGGCCGGACGTGGCGGTGCTGGCGGTGTCCGGCTGGATGGATGGCGCGGGCTACGCCAATGGCGCCATTGTCCGCTTCCTGACGTTGCGGAACAACCCGGTGCACCTGATTCTCGGGCCGTGGGACCATGGGGCGCGCTGCAACGTCTCGCCCTGGCGGCGGGAGCAGGCGCCGGAATTCGACCTGCTGGGCGCGGTGCTGCGCTTCTTCGACCACTACCTGCTCGGCCGCGACACCGGCCTGCAGGCCGAGGCGCCGGTGCACTACTTCAGCCTGCACGACGAGTGCTGGCGCGCCGCTACATCCTGGCCGCCACTGGACGACACGCTGCGCCTGCACCTGGCCGAGGGCAACGCCCTGGCCGAGGCCCCCGGCCCCGCGGGCGCCGACGAGGCGCGAGCCGATTTCAGCTGGGGCAGCGGCGACGGCACGCGTTACGAGCGCATCGCCGGCATCAATAGCACCACCTATTATGCCGACTGGGCGGCGCGGCAGGCCGCGCTCCCCGGCTGGTCCTCGGCGCCGCTGGAGCGGGACATGGAGCTGGCGGGCCACGGCCTCGCCGACCTGTGGCTGGAATCGAGCGAGCCGGACGCCGCGATCTTCGCCTATCTTTCCGAAGTCGAGGCTGATGGCAGCGTGCGCTACGTGACCGAGGGGCTGCTGCGCGCGCTGCACCGCGCCGAAAGCCCGGCACCCGCCGAATACCGCACCACCTGGCCATTCCGCACCTTCAGCCGCCGGGACGCCACGCCGCTGGTACCGGGCGAGGCCACGCGCCTGCGCATCCCGCTGCTGCCCACCGCCTGGGTGTTCCGCCAGGCCAGCCGCATCCGCCTGTCCCTTTCCGGCGCGGATGCCGACCACGCGGCGCAGGTGCCGCATGGCCGCCCGCCCCGCCTGCGCCTGTTGCGTGGCGGCGACCGGGCCTCGGCCCTGGAGCTGCCGCTGCGGGCCCTTTCATGA
- a CDS encoding ABC transporter substrate-binding protein: MRRRHLLAAAGALATTGWGALAPRPARAAGTALQIGLGGAFTTMDPHFYHAVPNHTVAMHIYERLINRAPDGRLIPGLATEWKPLSDTLWEFKLRPGVKFHDGGDFTADDVVFTFQRARDVPNSPGGFGGFLRAVERVEVMDPLTIRLHTPVPAPDLGPNLTYVGIVSRRVGEGATTADYNSGKAAVGTGPYKFASYTPGNRVELARNDLWWGPKQGWETVALRLLSNPAGRTAALLSGDVDLIDTPSVSDLPRLRGDARVQVEAIPGIRLIYLVPDLSREGESPFVTDAGGTPLPRNPFRDLRVRQALSIALQRDALADRVMLGTATPTGQWMPPGAYSYAPKVAPPQLDADRARKLLAEAGLPDGFRLVLHTPNDRYPNDARLAQAVAQMWTRIGVQTTVEAMPWSTYVARGGRQEFSMGLWGWGSATFEGGYMLSQCFASHNKDRSLGLYNYGRFSDPELDAMILRATSTVDEAAREALLIEATEKAAAAVPVIPMLMLQNLWAVRKGIDFSPRSDERTLAVDARMAG; this comes from the coding sequence ATGCGCCGCCGCCACCTCCTCGCCGCCGCCGGCGCCCTGGCCACCACCGGCTGGGGGGCGCTTGCGCCGCGCCCGGCGCGGGCCGCCGGCACTGCCCTGCAGATCGGCCTGGGCGGCGCCTTCACGACCATGGACCCGCATTTCTACCACGCGGTGCCCAACCACACGGTCGCGATGCACATCTACGAGCGGCTGATCAACCGCGCGCCGGACGGGCGTCTGATCCCGGGCCTGGCCACCGAGTGGAAGCCGCTGTCCGACACGCTCTGGGAATTCAAGCTGCGCCCCGGCGTGAAGTTCCACGACGGCGGCGACTTCACCGCGGACGACGTGGTCTTCACCTTCCAGCGCGCGCGTGACGTGCCCAACAGCCCCGGTGGCTTCGGCGGCTTTCTGCGCGCGGTGGAGCGGGTGGAGGTGATGGACCCGCTGACCATCCGGCTGCACACGCCCGTGCCGGCGCCTGACCTCGGCCCCAACCTCACCTATGTCGGGATCGTGTCCCGCCGCGTGGGCGAGGGCGCCACCACGGCGGACTACAATTCCGGCAAGGCGGCGGTCGGCACCGGTCCCTACAAGTTCGCCTCCTACACCCCCGGCAACCGCGTGGAGCTGGCGCGCAACGATCTCTGGTGGGGTCCGAAGCAGGGGTGGGAGACGGTCGCGCTGCGGCTGCTCAGCAACCCCGCCGGCCGCACCGCCGCGCTGTTGTCCGGCGACGTGGACCTGATCGACACCCCCTCCGTCAGCGATCTGCCGCGCCTGCGCGGCGACGCGCGCGTGCAGGTGGAGGCCATTCCCGGCATTCGCCTGATCTACCTGGTGCCCGACCTGTCGCGCGAGGGTGAAAGCCCCTTCGTGACCGATGCCGGCGGCACGCCGTTGCCGCGCAATCCGTTCCGTGACCTGCGGGTGCGCCAAGCCCTGTCCATCGCCCTGCAGCGGGACGCCCTGGCCGACCGCGTGATGCTGGGCACCGCCACGCCCACCGGCCAGTGGATGCCGCCGGGCGCCTATTCCTACGCCCCCAAGGTCGCACCGCCACAGCTCGACGCCGACCGCGCCCGCAAGCTGCTGGCCGAGGCCGGGCTGCCGGACGGCTTCCGCCTGGTGTTGCACACGCCGAACGACCGCTACCCCAATGACGCGCGGCTGGCGCAGGCGGTCGCGCAGATGTGGACGCGCATCGGCGTGCAGACCACGGTGGAGGCGATGCCGTGGTCCACCTACGTGGCGCGTGGCGGGCGGCAGGAGTTCTCCATGGGCCTGTGGGGCTGGGGCAGCGCCACCTTCGAGGGTGGCTACATGCTGAGCCAGTGCTTCGCGTCCCACAACAAGGACCGCAGCCTCGGCCTGTACAACTACGGCCGCTTCAGCGACCCAGAACTGGACGCGATGATCCTGCGGGCCACCTCGACGGTGGATGAGGCCGCGCGTGAGGCGCTGCTGATCGAGGCAACGGAGAAAGCCGCCGCCGCCGTGCCGGTGATCCCGATGCTGATGCTGCAGAACCTGTGGGCCGTGCGCAAGGGCATCGACTTCTCGCCGCGCTCGGACGAGCGGACGCTGGCGGTCGACGCGCGGATGGCGGGCTGA
- the ggt gene encoding gamma-glutamyltransferase, giving the protein MRGMVVAAQPEAAEAGVEVLRAGGNAVDAAIACAFSQGVVDPQMCGIGGFGAMQVCMPRRGVHTVLEFFARAPLSATPEMWADRFIGQSRDGFVFLLDDQRNDIGYGAVGTPGNVAGYTEALQRFGSMPLREVMRPAIAQAHRGVMVRPYMHYYWAMDHGGDGQVNVADKLRFSETGRQVYFCADGTMKRPGDTLRNPEMAQTLERIAEGGAEAFYHGDIAREIAADMAARGGGVTLADLAAYRVKEKSPCWGAYRGLRVASNPPPAGGGSLIELLHILQCFDLAALEHNGTEHLRILAEAMKWMTISKDAHMGDPDFVDVPLDRLLSAAHAEALAARIRAGEKASVPRAEEPRDPPDTTVVCVVDGEGNAVSLTHTLGIPSGAITPGLGFMYNGCMSGFDPRPGRAASIAPGKSRGSAMAPTLLFRDGSVEMVIGAPGGTFIVPALAQAISNVVDFGMSMSEAVAAPRIVALSDTIDISNRIPHRTADALGEMGYPVARSYQSFAFGAPHGLLIRDGACTGGADPQRDGMALRA; this is encoded by the coding sequence ATGCGCGGCATGGTGGTGGCGGCACAGCCGGAAGCGGCGGAGGCGGGCGTGGAGGTGTTGCGCGCGGGCGGCAACGCGGTGGACGCGGCCATCGCCTGCGCCTTCAGCCAGGGCGTGGTGGACCCGCAGATGTGCGGCATCGGCGGCTTCGGCGCGATGCAGGTCTGCATGCCCAGGCGGGGGGTGCACACGGTGCTGGAGTTCTTCGCCCGCGCGCCGCTGTCGGCGACGCCGGAGATGTGGGCGGACCGTTTCATCGGCCAGTCGCGCGACGGCTTCGTGTTCCTGCTCGACGACCAGCGCAACGACATCGGCTACGGCGCCGTCGGCACGCCGGGCAACGTGGCGGGCTACACGGAAGCATTGCAGCGCTTCGGCAGCATGCCGCTGCGGGAGGTGATGCGGCCGGCCATCGCGCAGGCGCATCGTGGCGTCATGGTGCGGCCCTACATGCATTATTACTGGGCGATGGACCATGGCGGCGACGGCCAGGTGAACGTGGCCGACAAGCTGCGCTTCAGCGAAACCGGGCGGCAGGTGTATTTCTGCGCCGACGGCACGATGAAGCGCCCCGGCGACACGCTGCGCAACCCGGAGATGGCGCAAACCTTGGAACGCATCGCCGAAGGTGGCGCCGAGGCTTTCTACCACGGCGACATCGCGCGCGAGATCGCCGCCGACATGGCGGCGCGCGGCGGCGGCGTGACGCTGGCGGACCTGGCGGCCTATCGGGTCAAGGAGAAGTCGCCTTGCTGGGGGGCGTATCGCGGGCTGCGCGTCGCTTCCAACCCGCCGCCCGCCGGCGGGGGCTCGCTGATCGAGCTGCTGCATATCCTGCAATGCTTCGACCTGGCGGCGCTGGAGCACAATGGCACGGAGCATCTTCGCATCCTGGCCGAAGCCATGAAGTGGATGACCATCAGCAAGGACGCCCACATGGGCGACCCCGACTTCGTCGACGTGCCGCTGGACCGGTTGCTGTCGGCGGCGCATGCGGAGGCGCTGGCCGCGCGCATCCGCGCCGGCGAGAAGGCCAGCGTGCCGCGCGCCGAGGAACCGCGCGACCCACCGGATACCACCGTGGTGTGCGTGGTGGATGGCGAAGGCAACGCGGTTTCCCTGACGCACACGCTGGGCATTCCGTCGGGCGCCATCACGCCGGGACTGGGCTTCATGTACAACGGCTGCATGAGCGGCTTCGACCCGCGCCCGGGCCGCGCCGCCTCCATCGCGCCGGGCAAAAGCCGCGGCAGCGCCATGGCGCCGACGCTGCTGTTCCGTGACGGGTCGGTGGAAATGGTGATCGGCGCGCCGGGCGGTACCTTCATCGTGCCGGCCCTGGCGCAGGCGATCAGCAACGTGGTGGATTTCGGCATGTCGATGTCAGAAGCCGTGGCGGCGCCGCGCATCGTGGCGCTGAGCGATACCATCGACATCAGCAACCGCATTCCGCACCGCACGGCCGACGCCCTGGGAGAGATGGGCTATCCGGTCGCGCGGTCGTACCAGAGCTTCGCCTTTGGCGCGCCGCACGGGCTGCTGATCCGGGACGGAGCATGCACCGGCGGCGCCGACCCGCAGCGCGACGGCATGGCCCTGCGGGCGTGA
- a CDS encoding ROK family transcriptional regulator encodes MTVQTPMLIQLDPRQPASGGGADRAQVLQAVMRDGLWSRPQLVERLGLRSTTVSRVVGELVQRRLLLEASGKKQGRGRPAATLRANPAVLGASVLHVASRDVVGVLVDLSGRVLHRDARTVGPDADNEAMSGVLAGIASRLRAATPPGMEHAGTAAAVSGVVDLQGGRWLASSRWPRLCGLDLGAALSPAAAPVRVARQLEAELQARLLAEPALRSGGTLLLHWGWGIGLAYAVDGTVFNAAGGPFGEIGHWRFRALAGRRCGCGQEGCLETGAALWALLPQLRDAWPELAEDEAELAGQLRERDLTTAPALRQAATLVAQALANLCRLLFPGRVLVSGPFSAQPGFWTQFETAFRQEGSIGGLGLPPLVPVSSSVALAIEGAAAPLLTEAVQARLRDVPPGG; translated from the coding sequence ATGACCGTGCAGACGCCCATGCTGATCCAGCTTGACCCACGGCAGCCCGCCTCCGGCGGCGGGGCGGATCGCGCCCAGGTGCTGCAGGCCGTGATGCGCGACGGCCTCTGGTCCCGCCCGCAGCTGGTGGAGCGACTGGGGCTGCGCTCCACCACCGTGTCCAGGGTGGTGGGGGAGCTGGTGCAGCGGCGGCTGCTGCTGGAAGCCTCGGGCAAGAAGCAGGGGCGCGGGCGGCCGGCGGCGACGCTGCGGGCCAACCCGGCGGTGCTGGGTGCTTCCGTGCTGCATGTGGCGAGCCGCGACGTGGTGGGGGTGCTGGTGGACCTGTCCGGCCGCGTTCTGCACCGGGACGCGCGGACCGTGGGGCCGGACGCGGACAACGAGGCGATGTCCGGCGTTCTGGCGGGCATCGCCTCGCGGCTGCGGGCCGCGACACCCCCCGGCATGGAACACGCCGGCACCGCTGCCGCCGTGTCCGGCGTGGTGGACCTGCAGGGCGGGCGGTGGCTCGCCTCCTCCCGCTGGCCAAGGCTGTGCGGGCTGGACCTCGGCGCCGCGCTGTCGCCGGCGGCGGCGCCCGTCCGGGTGGCGCGGCAGCTGGAAGCCGAGCTGCAGGCCCGCCTGCTGGCGGAGCCGGCGTTGCGCTCCGGCGGCACGCTCCTGCTGCACTGGGGCTGGGGCATCGGGCTGGCCTATGCGGTGGACGGCACGGTGTTCAACGCCGCCGGCGGCCCCTTCGGCGAGATCGGCCACTGGCGCTTCCGCGCCCTGGCCGGGCGGCGCTGCGGCTGTGGCCAGGAGGGATGCCTGGAAACCGGCGCCGCGCTGTGGGCGCTGCTGCCCCAGCTGCGTGACGCCTGGCCGGAATTGGCGGAGGACGAGGCCGAACTGGCCGGGCAGCTCCGCGAGCGGGACCTGACCACGGCACCGGCGTTGCGGCAGGCAGCCACGCTGGTGGCGCAGGCGCTGGCCAACCTGTGCCGGCTGCTGTTTCCCGGGCGCGTGCTGGTATCCGGGCCCTTCAGCGCGCAGCCGGGCTTCTGGACGCAGTTCGAGACGGCATTCCGGCAGGAGGGCTCGATCGGTGGCCTCGGCCTGCCGCCCCTTGTGCCGGTGAGCAGCAGCGTGGCGCTGGCTATCGAGGGCGCCGCCGCGCCGCTGCTGACCGAAGCGGTGCAGGCCCGGCTGCGCGACGTGCCGCCCGGCGGCTGA
- a CDS encoding glucosamine-6-phosphate deaminase, protein MISLRVCPDKGALGQAAAEAGAEAIRAALRHRGEATIVVATGASQFEMLEALCAMPGIDWARVTAFHLDEYVGLPASHPASFRGYLRERFLAPLDGRPKLEEVNGEAPDPGAEAARLSALIGDRAVDVCFAGLGENCHLAFNDPPADFEAAAGFIVVELDEACRRQQLGEGWFPSLAAVPRRAISMSIPRILRSSLVVLSVPDARKAQAVRDAVQGPVTPLHPGSILQRHPQALLFVDPPAASLLDQPG, encoded by the coding sequence ATGATCAGTCTGAGGGTTTGTCCTGACAAGGGCGCGCTGGGCCAGGCGGCCGCCGAGGCGGGTGCCGAGGCCATCCGCGCCGCGCTGCGGCACCGTGGCGAGGCGACCATCGTGGTGGCCACCGGCGCCAGCCAGTTCGAGATGCTGGAAGCGTTGTGCGCCATGCCCGGCATCGACTGGGCGCGGGTGACCGCCTTTCACCTCGACGAATATGTCGGACTGCCGGCCAGCCACCCCGCCAGCTTCCGCGGCTACCTGCGGGAGCGCTTTCTGGCGCCGCTCGATGGCCGCCCGAAACTGGAGGAGGTGAATGGCGAGGCGCCCGACCCAGGGGCGGAAGCCGCGCGCCTGTCCGCCCTGATCGGCGACCGCGCGGTGGATGTCTGCTTCGCCGGGCTGGGGGAGAACTGCCACCTCGCCTTCAACGACCCGCCCGCCGACTTCGAGGCGGCAGCCGGCTTCATCGTGGTGGAGCTGGACGAGGCCTGCCGCCGCCAGCAGTTGGGCGAGGGCTGGTTCCCAAGCCTGGCGGCGGTGCCGCGCCGCGCCATCAGCATGAGCATTCCGCGCATCCTGCGGTCGTCTCTGGTGGTGCTGTCGGTGCCCGATGCGCGCAAGGCGCAGGCGGTGCGCGACGCCGTGCAGGGCCCCGTCACGCCGCTGCACCCCGGCTCCATTCTGCAACGGCACCCCCAGGCGCTGCTGTTCGTCGACCCCCCGGCCGCGTCGCTGCTGGATCAGCCGGGATGA
- a CDS encoding amidohydrolase family protein, which produces MISPGLVDLQVNGFAGVDFNDVALTAAALDRALEAMLGTGVTCCLPTIITAPEPVLRARLRALDAAVAGSRLGPLMCPGFHLEGPFLNPAPGYAGCHPPEAMGPPDPALPTRLEAGLRRPILLLTLAAELPGAAAAIRAARAEARLVAIGHSAADFAEVSAAAEAGATLSTHLGNGLPQSLPKLANPLFAQLAEDRLSAGFIADGIHLPPPALRVMLRAKGAGRAFLVTDATAAAAAPPGRYPFAGMVVQRGADGTVRQDGGTTLAGSSLCLDAAMRNLVAWGAATPEEALRLAGEAPAALLAPVLAARNIALPPAEAEWSPALHVRRVRVGTAERRFPCPTDHQREFCQDA; this is translated from the coding sequence ATGATTTCCCCGGGGCTGGTGGACCTGCAGGTCAACGGTTTCGCCGGGGTGGACTTCAACGACGTGGCGCTGACCGCTGCGGCGCTGGACCGGGCGCTGGAGGCGATGCTGGGCACCGGCGTCACCTGTTGCCTGCCCACCATCATCACGGCGCCGGAGCCGGTGCTGCGCGCGCGGCTGCGGGCGCTGGACGCCGCCGTGGCCGGCAGCCGGCTGGGGCCGCTGATGTGCCCGGGCTTCCACCTGGAAGGCCCTTTCCTGAACCCCGCCCCCGGCTATGCCGGCTGCCACCCGCCCGAAGCGATGGGCCCGCCCGACCCGGCGTTGCCCACTCGGCTGGAAGCCGGGCTGCGCCGCCCCATTCTTTTGCTGACCCTGGCGGCGGAGCTGCCGGGGGCGGCGGCGGCCATCCGCGCCGCGCGCGCCGAAGCCCGGCTGGTGGCGATCGGCCACAGCGCGGCTGACTTCGCGGAGGTTTCGGCGGCGGCGGAAGCCGGGGCCACGCTGTCCACCCACCTGGGCAACGGCCTGCCGCAAAGCCTGCCCAAGCTGGCCAACCCCTTGTTCGCGCAGCTCGCGGAGGACCGGCTGAGCGCCGGCTTCATTGCCGACGGCATCCACCTGCCGCCGCCGGCCCTGCGGGTGATGCTGCGCGCCAAGGGTGCGGGCCGCGCCTTTCTGGTGACCGATGCCACGGCCGCCGCCGCGGCCCCGCCCGGCCGCTACCCCTTCGCCGGCATGGTGGTGCAGCGCGGCGCGGATGGCACGGTGCGCCAGGACGGCGGCACCACGCTCGCCGGCTCCTCGCTATGCCTGGATGCCGCGATGCGCAACCTCGTGGCCTGGGGCGCCGCCACGCCCGAAGAGGCGCTGCGGCTGGCCGGCGAGGCGCCCGCCGCGCTGCTGGCCCCCGTGCTGGCCGCGCGCAACATCGCCCTGCCGCCGGCCGAGGCCGAATGGTCGCCCGCGCTCCATGTCCGGCGCGTCCGCGTCGGCACCGCCGAGCGGCGCTTTCCCTGCCCCACCGACCACCAACGGGAGTTCTGCCAAGATGCGTGA